Proteins found in one Triticum aestivum cultivar Chinese Spring chromosome 4D, IWGSC CS RefSeq v2.1, whole genome shotgun sequence genomic segment:
- the LOC123099073 gene encoding pentatricopeptide repeat-containing protein At3g53170, producing the protein MHSPARCPAATATASPPLRAPFVAMAQRGRRLPSSAPPEAEQPDEALARILRTEAAVSGVPRKAAAGSSQHSTRLWPRAVLEALDSAVASSRWESALEIFELLRKQRWYEPRTQTYARLLMMLGRCRQPGPATALFKVMLSEERLAPTVDVYTALVGAYGYSGLLDEALATVDLMKGADADCKPDEYTFSVLINCCCKSRRFDLIPTVLDEMSYLGVGCNVVIHNGIIDGYGKAGMLEEMEDALSNMLQDGDNVPDIYTMNSIIWAYGNRGRVDDMERWYGEFQLMGVEPDTWTFNIMMKSYGKANMPDKMLSILKYMKRRFFSPSAATFNIIIDCFGRAGNIEKMEYYFRLMKIQGVKPNPITYCSLVNGYSKAGLLDMIPAIIRQTENTDVVLDTPFFNCVISAYFKSGDTKIMEEMLVLMNEKKCKPDKVIYTTMIQAYIAHGMDEAAKLLETEMERFDKKLLGPVPEVDYK; encoded by the exons ATGCACTCGCCGGCgcgctgccccgccgccaccgccaccgcgtccCCGCCTCTGCGCGCGCCGTTCGTCGCCATGGCCCAGCGCGGCCGCAGGCTGCCCTCGTCCGCGCCCCCCGAGGCCGAGCAGCCGGACGAGGCGCTCGCACGCATCCTCCGCACGGAGGCCGCCGTCTCCGGCGTCCCCCGCAAGGCCGCGGCGGGCTCCAGCCAGCACTCCACCCGCCTCTGGCCCCGCGCCGTCCTCGAGGCCCTCGACTCCGCCGTCGCCTCCTCCCGCTGGGAGTCCGCCCTCGAG ATCTTCGAGCTGCTGCGGAAGCAGCGGTGGTACGAGCCGAGGACGCAGACCTACGCCAGGCTGCTGATGATGCTCGGCAGGTGCCGGCAGCCCGGCCCAGCCACCGCCCTCTTCAAGGTAATGCTCTCGGAGGAGCGGCTCGCGCCGACGGTGGACGTGTACACGGCTCTTGTCGGCGCCTACGGCTACAGTGGCCTGCTGGACGAGGCATTGGCCACGGTCGATCTGATGAAAGGCGCTGACGCAGACTGCAAGCCGGACGAGTACACCTTCTCCGTCCTCATCAACTGCTGCTGTAAGTCGCGCCGCTTCGACCTGATCCCCACCGTCCTCGACGAGATGTCATATCTGGGGGTTGGATGCAACGTTGTCATCCACAATGGGATAATTGATGGGTACGGCAAGGCCGGCATGCTAGAGGAGATGGAGGATGCGCTGTCCAACATGCTTCAAGACGGGGACAATGTGCCGGACATATACACGATGAACTCCATCATATGGGCCTACGGCAACCGTGGCAGGGTGGATGACATGGAGAGGTGGTACGGTGAGTTTCAGTTGATGGGCGTTGAGCCAGATACGTGGACATTCAATATCATGATGAAGTCTTACGGCAAGGCTAACATGCCTGACAAAATGCTGTCCATCCTGAAATACATGAAGCGGCGTTTCTTCTCACCCTCTGCTGCTACGTTCAACATAATCATAGATTGTTTTGGAAGGGCTGGCAACATTGAGAAGATGGAGTACTATTTCAGGCTGATGAAAATTCAGGGTGTCAAACCCAACCCCATCACATACTGCTCGCTGGTTAATGGATACAGTAAAGCTGGGCTCCTTGATATGATTCCTGCAATTATTCGACAGACGGAGAACACCGATGTCGTATTAGATACTCCATTTTTCAACTGCGTTATCAGTGCATACTTCAAGTCTGGAGATACCAAAATAATGGAGGAAATGCTAGTGCTAATGAATGAAAAGAAATGTAAGCCAGACAAGGTAATTTATACCACCATGATTCAGGCATATATTGCGCATGGGATGGATGAAGCCGCTAAGTTGTTAGAAACAGAAATGGAAAGATTTGACAAGAAATTACTG GGACCAGTTCCTGAGGTTGATTACAAGTAA